A genomic window from Nicotiana sylvestris chromosome 11, ASM39365v2, whole genome shotgun sequence includes:
- the LOC138881586 gene encoding uncharacterized protein, with product MVFENVRQFRFALQNYVVHRRVQLKLKTSERNRVRAICLNSSRCRWHILGSLQGHTQHFIVNTYYPVHLCFPVIKNKLANTTWIVKHYKDKIINQSDIKLKKLQELIRIKYGVYVGKTICVRARQKVIGSTIVVRTLKEIELGKEVFVRIYICLHTLKTGWLEGRRDVIRFDGAFLKGVCKSELLSCIAKDGNNQMYHVAWAVVEKETKNSWS from the exons ATGGTCTTTGAAAATGTTAGACAATTTAGATTTGCTTTACAAAATTATGTTGTACACAGGAGAGTTCAGTTAAAGTTGAAAACAAGTGAAAGGAATAGAGTCAGGGCGATATGTTTGAACTCTAGTAGATGTAGATGGCATATTTTAGGCAGTTTACAGGGCCACACACAACACTTCATTGTCAACACATACTACCCTGTCCATTTATGCTTCCCAGTCATAAAGAATAAGCTTGCTAACACAACTTGGATAGTTAAACATTACAAAGATAAGATCATTAATCAGTCTGACATAAAGCTCAAGAAATTGCAAGAGTTGATAAGGATTAAGTATGGTGTGTATGTAGGAAAAACAATATGTGTCAGGGCTAGACAGAAGGTAATAG GCAGCACTATTGTGGTGAGGACTTTAAAAGAAATAGAACTTGGTAAAGAGGTCTTTGTGAGGATATACATTTGTTTACATACTTTGAAAACTGGTTGGTTAGAAGGGCGTAGAGATGTAATTAGATTTGATGGTGCATTTCTGAAGGGAGTATGTAAAAGTGAGTTATTGTCATGCATTGCTAAAGATGGTAATAACCAAATGTATCATGTTGCTTGGGCAGTGGTTGAGAAAGAGACCAAGAACAGTTGGTCTTGA